A single region of the Salvelinus sp. IW2-2015 linkage group LG20, ASM291031v2, whole genome shotgun sequence genome encodes:
- the LOC111980347 gene encoding recoverin produces MGNSKSGALSKELLEDLKSNTKYNEAELCVWYQSFLKECPTGRITKEQFEGIYASFFPNADPTEYARHVFRSFDTNADGQLDFKEYIVALHLTSGGKTLQKLEWAFALYDVDGNGTISKNEIQEIVKSIFNMIPEEDQNDLPEDENTPDKRADKVWDFFGKKEDDKIAEREFIQGVMDNKDILRLIQYDEPQKIKDKLKEKKQ; encoded by the exons atggGGAATTCTAAGAGTGGGGCACTGTCCAAGGAACTTCTGGAGGACCTGAAGTCCAATACTAAGTACAACGAGGCCGAGCTGTGTGTCTGGTACCAGTCCTTCCTCAAGGAATGCCCCACAGGCAGGATCACCAAGGAGCAATTTGAGGGCATCTATGCCAGCTTCTTCCCTAATGCAGACCCTACTGAGTACGCAAGGCATGTCTTTAGGAGCTTTGATACCAACGCAGATGGTCAACTGGACTTTAAGGAGTACATTGTGGCCCTGCACCTTACCTCCGGAGGCAAGACCCTGCAGAAGCTAGAGTGGGCCTTCGCKCTCTACGACGTGGATGGAAACGGAACCATCAGCAAAAATGAGATCCAAGAGATTGTTAAG TCAATATTTAACATGATCCCTGAGGAAGACCAAAATGACCTGCCTGAAGATGAGAACACACCTGATAAGAGAGCAGACAAAGTCTGGGACTTTTTTGGAAAGAAAGAAGATG ACAAGATTGCAGAGAGGGAATTCATTCAAGGAGTGATGGACAACAAGGACATCCTACGGTTGATTCAGTATGATGAGCCRCAGAAAATCAAGGACAAACTGAAGGAGAAGAAACAATAG
- the LOC111981631 gene encoding heparan sulfate glucosamine 3-O-sulfotransferase 6-like, producing MAGSHHIQQDVPRLLHKLLFVFSLAVVCASLYFILSGCCDFILVDTAKHLKQTSQLLPLTELFQRKNASFEKRATDVXVRSASPVXSAGATXAVGAQSANVGKDWTAARRLPQXIIIGVKKGGTRALLEFLRLHPDIRALGSEPHFFDRHYSRGLNWYRNLMPKALEGQVVLEKTPRYFVTADSPGRIHAMSQEVKLIVVVRDPVTRAISDYTQIISKTLGVPSFETLTFHNGTEEALKVDSLWSPIWIGLYALHLERWLAHFPLEQIHFVHGERLVSDPAGELGRVQDFLGLQRIITDKHFYFNKTKGFPCLKKPEGSSKPHCLGITKGRPHADIHPQVILRLRQFYQPHNLRFYQMTGQDFGW from the exons ATGGCTGGTTCTCATCACATTCAACAAGACGTTCCGCGACTCCTGCATAAACTTCTCTTCGTGTTCTCCCTTGCTGTGGTTTGCGCGTCGCTGTACTTCATTCTCTCCGGCTGCTGTGATTTTATTTTAGTGGATACTGCGAAACATTTGAAGCAAACCTCTCAACTTTTACCTTTGACTGAGCTGTTCCAAAGGAAGAATGCCTCATTTGAGAAGAGGGCTACAGATGTCYGTGTGCGCTCAGCATCCCCCGTCSGCAGCGCAGGTGCGACASGTGCAGTTGGRGCGCAATCAGCCAATGTTGGTAAGGACTGGACCGCAGCAAGGAGACTACCCCAAGRAATCATCATAGGGGTGAAAAAGGGCGGAACACGAGCTCTTTTGGAATTCCTAAGACTTCATCCTGACATTCGAGCACTTGGCTCTGAACCCCACTTTTTCGACAGACATTACTCACGTGGGTTGAATTGGTACAG GAACCTGATGCCCAAAGCTCTGGAGGGCCAGGTGGTCCTGGAGAAGACACCCAGGTACTTTGTGACGGCGGATAGCCCCGGCCGGATCCACGCCATGTCCCAGGAGGTCAAACTGATCGTGGTGGTGCGTGACCCTGTGACCCGCGCCATCTCTGACTACACCCAGATCATATCAAAGACTCTGGGCGTTCCCAGCTTCGAGACCCTGACGTTCCATAACGGGACGGAGGAGGCGTTAAAGGTGGACTCCCTGTGGAGCCCCATCTGGATTGGCCTGTATGCTCTGCACCTGGAGAGGTGGCTGGCCCACTTCCCCTTGGAGCAGATCCACTTTGTCCATGGGGAGAGGCTGGTGAGCGACCCTGCAGGGGAGCTGGGRAGAGTCCAAGACTTTCTGGGCCTTCAGAGGATCATCACAGACAAACACTTCTACTTCAACAAGACAAAGGGTTTCCCCTGCCTGAAGAAGCCAGAGGGCAGCAGCAAGCCCCACTGCCTGGGCATAACCAAGGGCAGGCCACATGCTGACATCCACCCTCAGGTCATCCTCAGGTTACGTCAGTTCTACCAGCCACACAACCTGCGCTTCTACCAGATGACAGGGCAGGACTTTGGCTGGTAG